A genomic region of Raphanus sativus cultivar WK10039 chromosome 6, ASM80110v3, whole genome shotgun sequence contains the following coding sequences:
- the LOC108845134 gene encoding uncharacterized protein LOC108845134, with protein MHESRHLHAINRLRGCGGRFLNAKKKNGGAVRMRRRRIQPLMRTLQKQVPASDLRSQPSLLMVDLEYKLVFTQRSHVVLDLLINHTAFLSQSTVMAAVTSLLSYGIHIGVLVRGKKVRDENKSQLSITEWSFM; from the exons ATGCATGAATCTCGGCATTTGCATGCGATAAACCGGCTAAGAGGATGTGGAGGCCGGTTTCTCAAtgccaagaagaagaatggaGGCGCCGtaaggatgaggaggaggaggatacaACCTCTAATGAGAACACTTCAGAAGCAAGTTCCAGCCTCAGATCTGAGAAGTCAGCCATCGCTCCTAATGGTAGATCTTGAGTACAAG TTGGTCTTCACTCAAAGGAGTCACGTGGTACTGGACCTGTTGATAAATCACACAGCCTTTTTGAGCCAG AGTACGGTGATGGCGGCTGTCACTTCCTTACTCAGTTATGGAATACACATTGGAGTTTTAGTCCGAGGGAAGAAGGTTAGAGATGAGAACAAGTCACAACTCTCTATCACAGAGTGGTCGTTCATGTAG
- the LOC130495938 gene encoding homeobox-DDT domain protein RLT1-like, whose translation MQATALRKFMQRKSIPRRRLGEVKGKNDGQAKKPVQLAAPSAALSSVNELPVADDRSGSHSAQDAALIWSQGARNFESGSGSSRAELDEYERRGWGRLKDET comes from the exons ATGCAGGCAACAGCTCTACGGAAGTTTATgcag AGGAAAAGTATCCCTCGGAGGCGACTAGGG GAGGTTAAAGGCAAGAACGATGGTCAGGCCAAGAAACCAGTCCAACTGGCTGCTCCTTCTGCTGCGTTGTCATCGGTTAACGAGTTACCGGTTGCTGATGATAGGTCTGGTTCACATTCTGCTCAGGATGCAGCCCTTATTTGGAGTCAAGGAGCTAGGAACTTTGAGAGTGGCAGTGGTAGCTCTCGAGCTGAATTGGATGAATACGAGAGGAGAGGATGGGGAAG